A region from the Silene latifolia isolate original U9 population chromosome 7, ASM4854445v1, whole genome shotgun sequence genome encodes:
- the LOC141590062 gene encoding uncharacterized protein LOC141590062, with protein MTVISSRIHAQLIHVELLHHVSQKVVHITFIYGSNDGDERESLWDELRQLASFTIDWIIMGDFNIVKEMEERLGPNPPSLAEVLAFNKCLLDCNLDDLQGYGSDYTWTNKRDGDARIWSKLDRVLTNPNWLIKYPHTQVTILPAGISDHSPLLVQIKETYQFKKSFSYLNCWEEHQDYHTLVYQAWQLPVKGNAMFKLFARLKNVRRNLVDLHKRNFLDISLKVRLAKKDLETCQKHIQQNPLDPSYLAQEKVILEDYWNLRRMERSSLMQRSKVQDIKYNDAPTSYFFARIAARKHQSIIGRIMDKEGTVREGIQDVNQAFVEYYKWLLGEKVDTVTLPTLLDGPTIEESD; from the coding sequence ATGACTGTCATCTCTTCTAGGATTCATGCTCAACTGATTCATGTGGAGCTTCTACACCACGTGTCTCAAAAAGTGGTTCATATCACCTTCATTTATGGCAGTAATGATGGGGATGAAAGGGAAAGTTTATGGGATGAGCTAAGGCAACTAGCATCATTCACTATTGATTGGATTATTATGGGAGACTTCAATATTGTTAAGGAAATGGAGGAAAGACTGGGTCCAAATCCACCATCCTTAGCTGAGGTCTTAGCTTTCAACAAATGTCTACTCGACTGCAATCTGGATGATTTACAGGGTTATGGAAGTGACTATACTTGGACTAATAAAAGGGATGGGGATGCAAGAATTTGGTCTAAACTGGACAGGGTTTTAACTAATCCTAATTGGTTAATTAAATACCCTCACACTCAGGTTACAATTCTACCTGCTGGAATTTCTGATCACTCCCCTTTGTTGGTTCAAATAAAGGAAACTTATCAGTTCAAGAAGAGTTTTAGTTACTTAAATTGTTGGGAGGAACATCAGGATTATCATACTCTTGTCTATCAGGCTTGGCAGCTTCCTGTAAAGGGTAATGCTATGTTCAAGTTGTTTGCTAGACTCAAGAATGTAAGGAGGAATTTAGTTGACCTTCATAAGAGGAATTTCCTGGATATTTCTTTGAAAGTTAGGCTTGCTAAGAAGGACTTGGAAACATGTCAGAAGCACATTCAGCAGAATCCTCTTGATCCTTCTTATCTTGCTCAAGAAAAAGTAATTTTGGAGGACTATTGGAACTTAAGAAGAATGGAGAGGAGTAGTCTTATGCAAAGATCCAAAGTACAAGATATAAAATACAATGATGCTCCTACTAGCTATTTCTTTGCTAGAATAGCAGCTAGGAAACATCAAAGCATCATTGGCCGCATAATGGATAAGGAAGGAACTGTCAGGGAAGGAATTCAGGATGTTAATCAGGCTTTTGTTGAGTACTATAAATGGTTATTGGGAGAGAAGGTGGACACTGTTACTTTACCAACTCTCCTGGATGGACCAACTATTGAGGAGTCAGACTAG